The Anopheles coluzzii chromosome 2, AcolN3, whole genome shotgun sequence genome window below encodes:
- the LOC120953751 gene encoding uncharacterized protein LOC120953751: MCNKRVVALIFILEATITLVAANADTSLESRRHSSPYPYAWRWWIAHSVLLIIKGGFWLTVFIIVVLFKAFPAKQSCCSGPIILDEPTFDHHLHHDLSPTGWGRQADRGLSAADLQRYWKDRLEASVNHLLQI; encoded by the exons ATGTGCAATAAGAGAGTAGTAGCCTTGATCTTCATACTTGAAGCAACCATTACATTAGTAGCAGCCAATGCAGACACTTCATTGGAGTCAAGGAGACACTCCAGTC CCTACCCATACGCCTGGCGCTGGTGGATCGCACACAGTGTGCTGTTGATCATAAAGGGTGGCTTTTGGTTGACGGTGTTCATAATCGTGGTGTTGTTTAAAGCATTCCCCGCAAAGCAGAGCTGCTGCTCTGGACCAATCATTCTGGATGAACCAACATTcgatcatcatcttcatcacgATCTTTCGCCGACTGGCTGGGGACGACAAGCAGATCGAGGGCTTTCAGCTGCAGATTTGCAGCGCTATTGGAAAGATAGGCTAGAAGCTAGTGTAAACCATTTGCTTCAAATTTAG
- the LOC120951340 gene encoding uncharacterized protein LOC120951340, which translates to MERYLSAVALLALSAVVVVVGEGTEGSNSTAGALVEARYDHYEDIFRYWWPWFTDLSTVIAIKLKIWIVLVAMHVFGDGYYWSKWTGSGEPTYHQPPGFGWGRRKRRAISEENSGLAELIFNQLDIEDDTCRRRIVCELYLEGKRVPELWRALAAPGYEVFRAYRPKATVRSSAQCRKLYQCELSHRKDGTAGWFQQPNALSDTDGDDWRWPR; encoded by the exons ATGGAGCGTTACCTGTCAGCTGTCGCTCTGCTTGCTTTGTCGGCAGTGGTTGTCGTCGTTGGAGAGGGAACGGAAGGATCTAACTCCACTGCGGGTGCACTGGTTGAGGCCAGGTACGATCATTATGAAGACATCTTCCGATACT GGTGGCCTTGGTTCACGGACCTATCGACGGTCATCGCGATCAAGCTTAAGATCTGGATCGTACTGGTGGCGATGCACGTGTTCGGCGATGGGTACTACTGGTCCAAGTGGACCGGGTCCGGTGAACCGACCTACCATCAGCCGCCAGGCTTTGGTTGGGGTCGTCGTAAGAGGAGAGCTATTTCCGAAGAGAATTCGGGCTTGGCGGAGCTAATTTTCAACCAGCTCGACATCGAAGACGACACATGCCGAAGGCGCATCGTGTGTGAGCTCTATCTCGAAGGCAAACGGGTGCCGGAGCTGTGGAGAGCGTTGGCCGCCCCAGGATATGAAGTGTTTCGTGCCTATCGTCCAAAAGCGACCGTTCGTAGCTCGGCTCAATGTCGCAAGCTTTACCAGTGTGAGCTATCGCATAGAAAGGATGGAACAGCCGGGTGGTTTCAGCAACCAAATGCACTAAGTGATACGGATGGAGATGACTGGCGATGGCCACGGTAA